CCTGGAACTGGTTCTACCACTAACCCAGTTGAAACTATTAGACCAACTTGGACTCTGTTAAATTCCTCATAATACAATCCGCCAAATTTGGGGCTTGCGGGCTTACTATCAAAAATTATTTGGTATTGCAGTTCTTGCAAACTTTCTTCCTGCAGTTCTACAGACTTCAAAATGCCTTTTCCACCAAGCCAAAAATTCACATTTGGCCCAGCCCCTACGTACCATTTAAAGGATCTAGCCCCTAGTGAACCGTTAAAATCTAATTTATAAACAACAGGAGTATTTATGAAATGGTACTTAGCATAATTCTGAAGAGATGCATCGGTTATCCCATCTATTTTTTTTCCATTTTGAGCATACATGATATCAAGCTGAAGAGTAAATCTTTTTTGTACTTTTACAGCACCAGTAAAGCCTGCACTATACCCATAGAAAAGAGATTTATCATAATCCTCAGAAGCAAAATCATCATATTGTAACCATGAAGTCCTTGCGCCTGCCTTGGCACCGATATATACTTGAGCATCTATTTTTGAAATATTAAATAAATGTAAAACCACTAATGAGATAGTGATGAATACGGCTTTATAGCTGATTGTAAAGATACTTTTA
This is a stretch of genomic DNA from Marivirga harenae. It encodes these proteins:
- a CDS encoding outer membrane beta-barrel protein yields the protein MHRLEITKSIFTISYKAVFITISLVVLHLFNISKIDAQVYIGAKAGARTSWLQYDDFASEDYDKSLFYGYSAGFTGAVKVQKRFTLQLDIMYAQNGKKIDGITDASLQNYAKYHFINTPVVYKLDFNGSLGARSFKWYVGAGPNVNFWLGGKGILKSVELQEESLQELQYQIIFDSKPASPKFGGLYYEEFNRVQVGLIVSTGLVVEPVPGQSLIIDFRYEWGHSYMANEKGRFTNVIAYQDDLRARNQAIQISVAYMFDIINKGKKEKKLYYKN